One segment of Haloplanus natans DSM 17983 DNA contains the following:
- a CDS encoding YbhB/YbcL family Raf kinase inhibitor-like protein, whose protein sequence is MEIPDRYGYAAENVNPPLDIDGIPAGTASLVLIVDSPNPRSSRKEIWNHWLVWDIPPTLTEIPEGWAPEQATEGQNDFAEHGYGGPNPTGQEQTYRFRLYALETTLGLPSTTEKDDLVDGVVGDILDKTKLEGTVAP, encoded by the coding sequence ATGGAGATACCAGATCGCTACGGATACGCGGCGGAGAACGTCAATCCGCCACTTGACATCGACGGTATTCCAGCGGGAACCGCTTCGTTGGTGTTGATCGTGGATAGTCCGAATCCCCGTTCTTCGAGGAAGGAGATCTGGAATCACTGGCTCGTGTGGGATATTCCCCCCACTCTGACCGAGATTCCCGAAGGGTGGGCTCCAGAGCAGGCGACAGAAGGACAGAATGATTTTGCAGAACACGGATACGGTGGACCCAACCCAACTGGACAAGAACAGACCTACCGATTTCGGCTCTACGCCCTCGAAACGACGCTCGGACTGCCGTCTACAACTGAGAAAGACGATCTCGTTGACGGGGTCGTCGGGGATATTCTCGATAAAACCAAGCTCGAGGGAACGGTTGCTCCATAG
- a CDS encoding MFS transporter, translating into MSLALVGELAPSDGRANLIGKYNAFRMAAGIAGTIGARILFALTGFDILFGLLAILLIIAAGSVWLFVDGDENTVTGFAFTDLAVNRRIVTLTSFRAQYAVAVSLVRNWVPIFVGVSAAQGGLASGTVVVGAVLAAEKLTNMLCQPIAGRFSDRQGRALFVFLGGGAYGLIALAFPFAPSFDGLLTLSVPMAGEITSAVVVALVLNALLGIADAFREPASMALFADEGKGEGITSSFGVRSLVWKPGSVLAPLVGGWVMGQFGIEWVFFAGGLAALSGVATFLGILSWNHGSRALHRW; encoded by the coding sequence TTGAGCCTCGCCTTGGTTGGCGAACTCGCACCCAGCGACGGGCGCGCCAATCTCATCGGGAAGTACAACGCCTTCCGGATGGCCGCCGGTATCGCGGGGACAATCGGCGCCCGCATCCTCTTCGCGCTCACCGGGTTCGATATCCTGTTTGGGCTGCTGGCGATCCTCCTGATCATCGCCGCCGGAAGCGTCTGGCTGTTCGTCGACGGCGACGAAAACACTGTCACGGGCTTTGCGTTTACCGATCTCGCGGTGAATCGCCGGATCGTGACACTCACCAGCTTTCGCGCTCAGTACGCCGTGGCCGTGTCGCTCGTTCGGAATTGGGTGCCGATCTTCGTCGGTGTGTCGGCGGCCCAAGGCGGGCTGGCGTCCGGTACCGTCGTCGTTGGTGCAGTCCTTGCAGCGGAGAAGCTGACGAATATGCTCTGTCAGCCCATCGCCGGGCGCTTCTCGGATCGACAGGGTCGGGCGCTGTTCGTCTTTCTCGGCGGTGGCGCGTACGGGTTGATTGCGCTCGCGTTTCCGTTCGCTCCGTCGTTCGATGGCCTGCTCACGCTCTCCGTTCCGATGGCCGGGGAGATCACCAGCGCCGTCGTAGTGGCGCTGGTTCTCAACGCTCTTCTCGGGATCGCGGACGCGTTTCGAGAACCGGCGAGCATGGCGCTGTTCGCGGACGAGGGGAAAGGCGAGGGCATCACGAGTAGCTTCGGGGTCCGGTCACTCGTCTGGAAACCAGGGAGCGTCCTCGCTCCGTTGGTCGGTGGCTGGGTGATGGGCCAGTTCGGTATCGAGTGGGTGTTCTTTGCGGGTGGACTCGCCGCGCTGTCGGGCGTCGCGACGTTTCTCGGCATTCTGTCGTGGAATCACGGGTCGCGTGCACTCCATCGGTGGTAG
- a CDS encoding thiamine-phosphate synthase family protein, with amino-acid sequence MTVQLPSEIVVDRFLPTVRSMLAAELSDRGFAQREIASRLGVSQAAVSQYLSGDRHVEERFAEEPRLQATVERIAEGFDAGTMDDYEALAELLELVRAFEDRGPICAVHEEEMPALSGMGCDLCVRGRDSGIQAEREVLSNVRRAVRQFANATGVPAHVPNVGTNVAMALPDAVDETDVAAVPGRIHAMRGGVNVPANPEFGGSHHVATTLLAATAADPSVRGAVNLATSENLLAAVPAGMEAVAFDAAYEDRRRRLDALFESGVPRIVYHEGAFGIEPITYVLGTSAVDAVETGTALAARANDGRN; translated from the coding sequence GTGACGGTGCAGTTGCCGAGCGAAATCGTCGTCGACCGCTTCTTGCCGACGGTGCGTTCGATGCTGGCGGCCGAGCTATCGGATCGCGGGTTCGCACAGCGGGAGATAGCCAGCCGTCTCGGCGTCTCACAGGCGGCGGTGAGCCAGTACCTTTCGGGAGATCGACACGTCGAGGAACGCTTCGCCGAGGAACCACGGCTGCAGGCGACGGTCGAGCGGATCGCCGAGGGGTTCGACGCCGGCACGATGGACGACTACGAGGCCCTCGCCGAACTGCTGGAACTCGTCCGGGCGTTCGAGGATCGGGGGCCGATCTGTGCGGTCCACGAGGAGGAGATGCCGGCACTTTCGGGCATGGGCTGTGATCTCTGCGTGCGCGGGCGCGATTCCGGGATACAGGCCGAACGCGAGGTGCTGTCGAACGTTCGTCGGGCGGTCCGGCAGTTCGCGAACGCCACGGGGGTCCCAGCACACGTCCCGAACGTGGGAACGAACGTGGCGATGGCGTTGCCGGACGCGGTCGACGAGACGGACGTGGCGGCCGTCCCCGGGCGCATCCACGCGATGCGGGGCGGCGTAAACGTCCCCGCGAACCCCGAGTTCGGCGGGTCCCACCACGTGGCGACGACGCTTCTGGCGGCGACGGCCGCCGACCCGAGCGTTCGGGGGGCGGTCAACCTCGCGACGAGTGAGAACCTGCTAGCGGCGGTCCCGGCGGGGATGGAGGCCGTCGCCTTCGACGCGGCGTACGAGGACCGCCGCCGACGCCTCGACGCACTCTTCGAGTCGGGCGTGCCCCGGATCGTCTACCACGAGGGGGCCTTCGGTATCGAACCGATCACGTACGTCCTCGGGACGAGCGCCGTCGACGCCGTCGAGACGGGGACGGCACTGGCCGCCCGCGCGAACGACGGACGAAACTGA
- a CDS encoding PAS domain S-box protein: protein MDAPIRVLLVDDVADFAAIAAELLEREDDRLDVTTETDPSASLDRLAESAFDCLVSDYQMPGMDGLELLGAVRERWPTLPFVLFTGKGSEEIASEAISAGATDYVRKGTATDQYALLANRIVQAVSKRRNRARADRFEQLQKLAHEVSKALVRADDGTGAERTVCERLAEAKPYAWAAIGTPTVDGGVVTDVAVRSLATAADGDRVDVALDAVPAVEVAATEREPAVSTGADAAVIAVPLEYESDRYGVLAVRSAGGAPTDAFERDLLAELGVDVASALHTLAVRADLCESEAKFRRLVEGNLVGVYLIQHGEFEYVNPRLAAMFGYTQAELLSGVTPFDLVIEADQEKLRRNIDRRIVGEVDDLRYTLRGERRDGSNIEFEVHGGRIDYRGEPAIVGTLLDVTERKRYERELERSRAEYRELFEAFPEAVFVRTEGDTFQAVNEAAIDRLGYTRDELLSMRPADIDPTADAESEDERIEDFEQGRIERFDTVHETKSGERIPVEINATLIPYRGETAILSTARDVSDRIERERELERRNDRLEELASVVSHDLRNPLNVAAGRIAWAREESDSPHIDDAAAALERMDGLIDDLLTLAGHGRRDIDPVPLEIESFVSRCWANVATEDAALNVRVEGTVRADESRLGQAFENLFRNAVEHTADERDDVTITVGSLPDGFYVEDDGPGIPESDRERIFEAGYSTNQNGTGLGLVIVRDAVEAHGWELAVTESETGGARFEITGVQALSSSSP, encoded by the coding sequence ATGGACGCGCCGATTCGGGTCCTGCTCGTCGACGACGTTGCCGACTTCGCCGCCATCGCTGCGGAACTGCTCGAGCGGGAGGACGACCGCCTCGACGTGACGACCGAGACGGATCCGTCCGCGAGTCTCGATCGGCTCGCCGAGTCGGCGTTCGACTGTCTCGTCAGCGACTACCAAATGCCCGGAATGGACGGGCTCGAACTGCTCGGAGCGGTCCGCGAGCGGTGGCCGACGCTTCCTTTCGTCCTCTTTACCGGCAAGGGGAGCGAGGAAATCGCGAGCGAGGCCATCTCGGCCGGCGCGACGGACTACGTCCGGAAGGGGACGGCCACGGACCAGTACGCGCTCTTGGCAAACCGGATCGTTCAGGCCGTCTCGAAGCGTCGGAACCGCGCACGGGCGGATCGATTCGAGCAGCTCCAGAAACTCGCTCACGAAGTCAGCAAGGCGCTCGTTCGGGCCGACGACGGGACGGGCGCCGAGCGGACGGTCTGTGAACGACTCGCCGAAGCGAAGCCGTACGCCTGGGCGGCCATCGGGACGCCGACCGTCGACGGCGGTGTGGTCACGGACGTGGCCGTCCGATCGCTCGCCACCGCGGCCGACGGCGATAGGGTGGACGTGGCCCTCGACGCCGTGCCCGCGGTCGAAGTCGCCGCGACGGAGCGTGAACCCGCCGTCTCGACGGGTGCGGACGCGGCGGTGATCGCCGTCCCGCTCGAGTACGAATCGGATCGCTACGGCGTACTCGCGGTGAGGTCGGCGGGCGGCGCCCCGACCGACGCGTTCGAGCGCGACCTCCTCGCGGAACTCGGGGTCGACGTGGCCAGCGCGCTCCACACCCTCGCGGTCCGTGCCGACCTGTGCGAGTCGGAGGCGAAGTTTCGACGGTTGGTCGAGGGGAATCTCGTCGGCGTCTATCTCATCCAGCACGGCGAGTTCGAGTACGTCAACCCTCGGCTCGCGGCGATGTTCGGCTACACCCAAGCGGAGTTGCTGTCGGGCGTGACGCCGTTCGACCTCGTGATCGAAGCGGACCAGGAGAAACTGCGGCGGAACATCGACCGCCGCATCGTGGGCGAGGTCGACGACCTCCGGTATACGCTCCGTGGGGAGCGCAGGGACGGCTCGAACATCGAGTTCGAGGTCCACGGCGGCCGAATCGACTACCGCGGCGAACCGGCCATCGTGGGGACGCTCCTCGACGTGACCGAACGGAAGCGATACGAGCGCGAACTCGAGCGGTCGCGGGCCGAGTACCGGGAGCTGTTCGAGGCGTTTCCGGAAGCCGTCTTCGTCCGCACCGAAGGCGACACGTTTCAGGCCGTCAACGAAGCCGCGATCGACCGCCTCGGCTACACTCGCGACGAACTCCTGTCGATGCGGCCGGCGGATATCGACCCGACGGCCGACGCCGAGAGCGAGGACGAACGGATCGAGGACTTCGAACAGGGTCGGATCGAGCGCTTCGACACCGTCCACGAGACGAAGTCGGGCGAGCGAATCCCGGTCGAGATCAACGCCACGCTCATTCCGTACCGCGGCGAAACGGCGATCCTGTCGACCGCGCGAGACGTGAGTGACCGCATCGAACGGGAACGGGAGCTAGAACGGCGGAACGACCGCCTCGAGGAACTCGCGAGCGTCGTCTCACACGACCTGCGAAACCCACTCAACGTCGCCGCCGGCCGGATCGCGTGGGCGCGTGAGGAGTCCGACTCCCCCCACATCGACGACGCGGCCGCCGCGCTGGAGCGGATGGACGGCCTGATCGACGACCTACTGACGCTCGCCGGCCACGGGCGACGGGATATCGACCCCGTTCCCCTAGAAATCGAGTCGTTCGTCAGCCGATGCTGGGCGAACGTGGCGACGGAGGACGCCGCCCTGAACGTGCGCGTCGAGGGGACGGTTCGGGCCGACGAGAGCCGACTCGGGCAGGCGTTCGAGAACCTGTTTCGGAACGCGGTGGAACACACGGCCGACGAACGCGACGACGTAACGATCACCGTCGGGAGCCTCCCGGACGGCTTCTACGTCGAAGACGACGGACCGGGCATCCCCGAGTCCGACCGCGAACGGATCTTCGAAGCCGGATACTCGACGAACCAGAACGGAACGGGTCTCGGCCTCGTCATCGTCCGCGACGCCGTCGAAGCCCACGGCTGGGAGCTAGCGGTCACCGAGAGCGAGACTGGTGGAGCCCGGTTCGAAATCACCGGCGTTCAGGCGCTGTCGAGTTCTTCGCCGTAG
- a CDS encoding cupin domain-containing protein, whose translation MQPISFDEAETYEPDDGWRRVAMAGSDRFSFEWFEKPPGHSSPMHDHENEQVCLVLQGELTVSTDDDRVTLGQYDSVHLDAWETHRVENTGEERAVGLDVFAPGRSFDFWTGRD comes from the coding sequence GTGCAACCGATATCCTTCGACGAGGCGGAGACGTACGAACCGGACGACGGCTGGCGCCGGGTGGCGATGGCCGGAAGCGACCGCTTCAGCTTCGAGTGGTTCGAGAAGCCGCCCGGTCACTCCTCGCCGATGCACGACCACGAGAACGAACAGGTCTGTCTCGTTCTACAGGGGGAACTGACCGTCTCGACCGACGACGACAGGGTGACCCTCGGGCAGTACGACTCCGTCCACCTCGACGCGTGGGAGACTCACCGCGTCGAGAACACGGGCGAGGAACGTGCCGTCGGCCTCGATGTCTTCGCACCGGGGCGCTCGTTCGACTTCTGGACCGGCCGCGACTGA
- a CDS encoding ribonuclease J, whose product MEIEIATIGGYEEVGRQMTAVRAGDDIVVFDMGLNLSQVLVHDNLQTEEMHSLDLIDMGAIPDDRVMSDLDGDVQAIVPTHGHLDHIGAISKLAHRYDAPIVAAPFTLELVKEEIQDESKFLVENELIEMDAGETMPIGDRCKLEFVNVTHSIINAINPVLHTPEGAIVYGLDKRMDHTPVIGDPIDMKRFREIGREGEGVLCYIEDCTNANKKGRTPSEAVAREQLHDVIQSLEDYDGGIVATTFSSHIARVTSLVEFAEEIGRQPVLLGRSMEKYSGTAERIGAASFPDDLGMYGHRKSVDRAFNRIMDEGKENFLPVVTGHQGEPRAMLTRMGRGETPYELDDGDKVIFSARVIPEPTNEGQRYQSEKLLGMQGARIYDDVHVSGHLRQEGHYEMLDALQPQHVIPAHQDMQGFSGYVDLASKQGYKLGRDLHVTSNGNILQLV is encoded by the coding sequence ATGGAAATCGAAATCGCAACTATCGGTGGCTACGAGGAAGTCGGCCGCCAGATGACGGCCGTCCGTGCCGGCGACGACATCGTCGTCTTCGACATGGGCCTCAATCTTTCTCAAGTACTGGTTCACGACAACCTCCAGACGGAGGAGATGCATTCGCTCGACCTGATCGACATGGGTGCCATCCCGGACGACCGGGTGATGAGTGACCTCGATGGCGACGTGCAGGCTATCGTTCCGACGCACGGCCACCTCGATCACATCGGCGCCATCAGCAAACTGGCACATCGCTACGACGCCCCTATCGTCGCTGCGCCCTTTACGCTCGAACTCGTCAAAGAGGAGATTCAAGACGAGAGCAAATTCCTCGTCGAGAACGAACTCATCGAGATGGACGCCGGCGAGACGATGCCCATCGGCGACCGGTGTAAACTCGAGTTCGTCAACGTCACGCACTCGATCATCAACGCGATCAATCCCGTCCTCCACACGCCCGAGGGAGCCATCGTCTACGGACTCGACAAGCGGATGGACCACACGCCGGTCATCGGCGACCCCATCGACATGAAGCGGTTTCGCGAGATCGGCCGCGAGGGGGAGGGCGTCCTCTGCTACATCGAGGACTGCACGAACGCGAACAAGAAGGGACGAACGCCGAGCGAAGCCGTCGCCCGAGAGCAACTCCACGACGTCATCCAGAGTCTCGAAGACTACGACGGCGGGATCGTCGCGACGACGTTCTCGAGCCACATCGCTCGCGTTACGAGCCTCGTCGAATTCGCCGAGGAGATCGGTCGCCAGCCCGTCCTTCTCGGGCGCTCGATGGAGAAATACTCCGGCACGGCCGAGCGCATCGGTGCGGCGAGCTTCCCGGACGACTTGGGGATGTACGGCCACCGCAAGTCAGTCGACCGCGCGTTCAACCGAATCATGGACGAGGGCAAGGAGAATTTCCTCCCAGTCGTCACGGGCCACCAGGGTGAACCCCGAGCGATGCTCACCCGGATGGGTCGCGGCGAGACTCCCTACGAACTCGACGACGGCGACAAGGTCATCTTCTCCGCTCGCGTGATTCCGGAGCCGACGAACGAAGGCCAGCGCTACCAGTCCGAGAAGCTGCTCGGGATGCAAGGGGCGCGGATCTACGACGACGTCCACGTCTCCGGCCACCTGCGTCAGGAGGGTCACTACGAGATGCTGGACGCGCTCCAACCACAGCACGTCATCCCTGCCCATCAGGACATGCAGGGCTTCTCCGGCTACGTCGACCTCGCTTCAAAACAGGGCTACAAGCTGGGTCGTGATCTCCACGTCACCTCGAACGGGAACATCCTCCAGTTGGTCTAA
- a CDS encoding type II toxin-antitoxin system PemK/MazF family toxin, with amino-acid sequence MTNEETPIFERGDVVYGDDLFKGNEDARPWLILSNHEGRPFHGEQYIALTLTSKSWMDGLIEIPEESWLRGGTPDESRIIPWSVQSIGHEDIDFWQGRLTDDIVDNATTALVKELW; translated from the coding sequence GTGACCAACGAAGAGACACCGATTTTCGAACGTGGCGACGTCGTCTACGGCGATGACCTGTTCAAAGGTAACGAGGACGCTCGGCCTTGGCTCATTCTTTCGAACCACGAAGGTCGTCCGTTCCACGGCGAGCAGTATATCGCGCTCACGCTGACGTCGAAATCATGGATGGATGGGCTCATCGAAATTCCCGAAGAGAGCTGGCTTCGTGGCGGTACGCCAGACGAGAGCCGGATCATTCCATGGAGTGTGCAATCGATCGGCCACGAGGACATCGATTTCTGGCAGGGTCGTCTGACGGATGATATCGTCGATAACGCGACTACTGCTCTCGTCAAAGAATTATGGTAG
- a CDS encoding SOS response-associated peptidase — protein MCGRYTLFTPAEALADRFGTRTPDIEPRYNCAPGQDLPVVTGTDPDRFARQRWGLVPEWADDDTNPPINARVETITEKPTFAEAVEHRRCLVPADGFYEWVSRDEGKRPYRVAFEDDRPFAMAGIWSRWEPPTRQTGLSEFGSGGESDDSEPIHSFAIVTTEPNDLVSDLHHRMAVILDPDEESTWLHGSVEAALDCCEPSPSDDLTAYPVSTRVNDPRNDDPSLVERVGEAA, from the coding sequence ATGTGTGGGCGGTACACCCTCTTCACGCCGGCCGAAGCGTTGGCCGACCGATTCGGGACGCGGACCCCGGATATCGAGCCCCGCTACAACTGCGCACCGGGACAGGACCTGCCGGTGGTGACCGGCACGGACCCCGATCGGTTCGCCCGCCAACGGTGGGGGTTAGTGCCCGAGTGGGCGGACGACGACACGAATCCGCCGATCAACGCCCGGGTGGAGACGATCACGGAGAAGCCAACGTTCGCCGAGGCGGTCGAACACCGGCGGTGCTTGGTGCCGGCGGACGGCTTCTACGAGTGGGTGAGCCGGGACGAGGGCAAGCGACCGTACCGGGTCGCGTTCGAGGACGACCGCCCGTTCGCGATGGCCGGGATCTGGTCGCGGTGGGAACCCCCGACGCGACAGACCGGACTGAGCGAGTTCGGGAGTGGTGGCGAGTCGGACGATTCCGAACCCATTCACTCCTTCGCCATCGTGACGACGGAGCCGAATGATCTGGTGAGCGACCTCCACCACCGGATGGCCGTCATCCTCGACCCGGACGAGGAGTCCACGTGGCTCCACGGATCGGTCGAGGCGGCACTCGACTGCTGTGAGCCGTCCCCCTCCGACGACCTGACCGCTTACCCGGTCTCGACGCGCGTCAACGACCCCCGGAACGACGACCCGTCGCTGGTCGAACGGGTCGGCGAGGCGGCGTGA
- a CDS encoding halocyanin domain-containing protein — protein sequence MGSDRSVSRRGFLTTVAGTAATAAAAGTATAQASFDGWMSDVGNYSEVADATGQSEVTITVGASGNGGNFAFDPPAVQVDPGTTIIWEWNGQGGQHNVVAEEGGDFESELVAEAGFTFEQTFDSEGTIKYFCQPHRALGMKGVVVVGAMPDSGGGGGGGGGGGGGGGAPGVPDSAKSLVIALTAVMGSVLGLAYFLIRYGGDYGEELDSA from the coding sequence ATGGGAAGCGACCGTTCAGTCTCGCGACGCGGATTTCTGACGACCGTCGCGGGCACCGCGGCGACTGCGGCCGCCGCCGGCACCGCCACGGCCCAGGCGTCGTTCGACGGGTGGATGAGCGACGTGGGCAACTACAGCGAGGTGGCCGACGCGACCGGGCAGAGCGAGGTGACGATCACCGTCGGCGCCTCCGGCAACGGCGGAAACTTCGCGTTCGATCCGCCGGCCGTTCAGGTCGACCCCGGAACGACGATCATCTGGGAGTGGAACGGCCAGGGCGGGCAACACAACGTCGTCGCCGAGGAAGGCGGCGACTTCGAGAGCGAACTCGTCGCCGAAGCCGGCTTCACGTTCGAACAGACCTTCGACTCCGAAGGCACTATCAAATACTTCTGTCAGCCCCACCGCGCGCTCGGCATGAAAGGCGTCGTCGTCGTCGGCGCGATGCCCGACTCGGGCGGCGGCGGTGGTGGTGGCGGCGGCGGCGGCGGTGGCGGCGGCGCTCCCGGCGTCCCCGACAGCGCCAAATCCCTCGTCATTGCCCTGACGGCCGTCATGGGCTCCGTCCTCGGCCTGGCGTATTTCCTCATCCGCTACGGCGGCGACTACGGCGAAGAACTCGACAGCGCCTGA
- a CDS encoding DUF5805 domain-containing protein, translating to MADDSVPVKTYVPPYQKERWREHADRLGMSQSEFVRTMVQAGRRDFAVPEHPSGEKPDEEVSSGLEPQVKDALSGEDHRSWDDLLEAVTDGVEGRLEEALESLQEANAVQYSGRHGGYRLVEES from the coding sequence ATGGCAGACGACTCCGTTCCGGTGAAGACGTACGTGCCGCCGTACCAGAAGGAGCGCTGGCGCGAACACGCCGACCGCCTCGGCATGAGTCAAAGCGAGTTCGTCCGGACGATGGTACAGGCCGGCCGCCGCGACTTCGCCGTGCCCGAGCATCCCTCCGGCGAGAAACCCGACGAAGAGGTATCTTCGGGGCTCGAACCCCAGGTGAAAGACGCCCTCAGCGGGGAAGACCACCGTTCGTGGGACGACCTGCTCGAAGCGGTGACCGACGGCGTCGAGGGCCGACTGGAGGAGGCCCTAGAGTCGCTCCAGGAGGCAAACGCCGTTCAGTACAGCGGCCGCCACGGCGGCTACCGGCTGGTGGAGGAGTCGTGA
- a CDS encoding tyrosine-type recombinase/integrase: MTFHGKTDRTRAAYERVLRDFETFLADERGTTPATAEHRDCMAWIHRLRGTVAESTVATYAAYLHRFYAYMAQVGTFDANPMTLVAEEMDERINTDPTRREIAIPEMRDFLAGVTHPLDRALLVTMLKTGIRVGELCNLDLRDVSTPATREALDVSIRPQLDGRGDALFVAADRAVGDEIEGERRTAANKRKRATVIPVDDELRTTLRRWLAIRPDPVSRAEPLFVNTRDDWGERVTPHVVHHTVESHARERGWHRDGGGAEENVTPHYFRHFFTTHLRDRTGDRGIVKYLRGDVASDIIDTYTHDWGDRVRRTYEDHIYQLAPSA, encoded by the coding sequence ATGACTTTCCACGGGAAGACCGACCGGACGCGAGCGGCCTACGAACGCGTCCTCCGAGATTTCGAGACCTTTCTCGCCGACGAGCGGGGGACCACTCCGGCAACAGCCGAACACCGGGACTGTATGGCCTGGATTCATCGCCTGCGTGGCACCGTCGCCGAGAGCACCGTCGCGACGTACGCCGCCTACCTCCACCGGTTCTACGCCTACATGGCCCAGGTCGGGACGTTCGACGCCAACCCGATGACCCTCGTTGCCGAGGAGATGGACGAACGCATCAACACCGATCCGACGCGTCGCGAAATCGCGATTCCCGAGATGCGCGACTTTCTCGCAGGGGTCACCCACCCTCTCGATCGCGCACTCCTGGTGACGATGCTCAAGACGGGTATCCGGGTCGGAGAGCTCTGTAACCTCGATCTGCGAGATGTGTCGACTCCGGCGACCCGGGAGGCCCTCGACGTGTCGATCCGACCACAGCTCGACGGCCGCGGCGACGCCCTGTTCGTCGCGGCCGACCGCGCCGTCGGCGACGAAATCGAGGGCGAACGCCGGACCGCGGCCAACAAGCGCAAACGCGCGACGGTGATCCCGGTCGACGACGAGTTGCGGACGACACTGCGTCGCTGGCTCGCGATCAGACCCGACCCCGTCTCGCGGGCGGAGCCGTTGTTCGTGAACACGCGCGACGACTGGGGCGAGCGCGTCACCCCCCACGTCGTCCACCACACGGTGGAGTCACACGCACGCGAGCGGGGCTGGCACCGCGACGGCGGCGGCGCCGAGGAGAACGTAACCCCCCACTACTTCCGGCATTTCTTCACGACCCACCTCCGGGACCGAACCGGTGACCGCGGCATCGTCAAATACCTTCGTGGCGACGTGGCGAGTGACATCATCGACACGTACACCCACGACTGGGGCGATCGGGTGCGCCGTACCTACGAAGACCACATCTACCAGCTGGCTCCGTCCGCGTGA